A segment of the Serratia fonticola genome:
AGCCCCTCCATTCTCAATCAGCGATGCGCGGGAAAGCGAATTTGACAAATGAAGGTCCTGATATTTTTTCAGGAAAACCCATGAAAAATTCTCGACCCAAAAGATGGAAATAACAAGCAGTAACCCACCAATCGCCCAAAGTGGCGCTAAGCTGCCACGCTCAGAAAAGAGAGTTTTCCACAACGACATAATCACTCCACTTAATGATGTTGGCCGGGAAGAACGGTAATGCCCGAAACAATCATATTGCTACTGGAGAAAAAGGCTTCAGATATTTTTTTACACACCGACACCCGATAAAGTGAATTCTTCTTGCCAAATGATGTCTGTAGTCCAAGAGAATAGGACGATAAGCGTTTATTCAATACACATTGTGGGGTTTTAGCCTGAAGGCTTAATACATTATATGTCCCATTATGGTAACTGACCTCTTCGATATAAATATCAAAAACACTATTATCTTCTTTCAAAACTGGAATAAAACTTCGGATATTATTGATATCACTTTGTGAAAGCGTTGTATCAGAAAATAATACATTACGCTGGCTTATCAACGTAGCTATTTGCGATGAAAGCTTGCTCGCACTATAAGTCATGGTCATTACATAACTTTGTTGGAAGGTGTAGATCAACATTCCAACAAAAAAGAGTGACAAAATAGTCCCCTCAATACTGGCGGTACCTTTCTCGCAAAAAAAGTGTTTACTGATAATAGTCATTAACCGCTAAAACCTCGCGTTCGAGTGTTACCGGCAGACTGCTGATACTGCAAATCTGATCATTGGTAAACAGACGAGTTACCCGATAACTGATTTTGATAATTTTACTGCTGTTACTGCACTTATCCGGTTGTTGTGTGGATACGGATGCGTAACATTCAACCGCGATATCACTAT
Coding sequences within it:
- the tadF gene encoding tight adherence pilus pseudopilin TadF; translation: MTIISKHFFCEKGTASIEGTILSLFFVGMLIYTFQQSYVMTMTYSASKLSSQIATLISQRNVLFSDTTLSQSDINNIRSFIPVLKEDNSVFDIYIEEVSYHNGTYNVLSLQAKTPQCVLNKRLSSYSLGLQTSFGKKNSLYRVSVCKKISEAFFSSSNMIVSGITVLPGQHH